A region of Anopheles merus strain MAF chromosome 2R, AmerM5.1, whole genome shotgun sequence DNA encodes the following proteins:
- the LOC121587688 gene encoding uncharacterized protein LOC121587688: MAAEQTRDTGTSWWKEFSNFMRKDTKGVEIVSYTVSGILLFVAYRKIRPVTIFGKPSDIPHHFVRDQVKQYGRVTKIEPSQVYGPLLVVQHHPPAKVFFWSSKTIPIKIDGIDINANGYSWLQSVVTGKEICFIPMKEPSSAAQIECRVCINDSKKHIDVGEALLSLGFAKLSVPVPKSVPNRKDVHAVALYQYYRTLAKAERYAKDRRNGLWQSSLGPRVWPLSLWPVLWDRVTNPNRVPALVR, translated from the exons ATGGCAGCAGAACAAACCCGCGACACTGGCACAAGTTGGTGGAAAGAATTTTCTAATTTTATGCGTAAAGATACGAAAGGCGTTGAG ATAGTCAGCTACACAGTATCTGGAATTTTACTGTTTGTGGCCTACAGAAAAATACGCCCA GTCACTATTTTCGGTAAACCATCGGACATACCGCATCATTTTGTCCGTGATCAAGTAAAACAGTATGGTAGGGTAACTAAAATAGAACCGTCACAAGTGTACGGTCCTCTGCTAGTTGTGCAACATCATCCACCGGCGAAGGTATTTTTTTGGTCGAGCAAAACCATACCTATCAAGATAGATGGTATCGATATCAACGCCAATGGGTATTCCTGGTTGCAGTCCGTTGTGACCGGCAAAGAAATATGCTTCATCCCGATGAAGGAACCATCCAGCGCCGCTCAGATTGAATGCCGTGTCTGTATAAACGATTCGAAAAAGCACATAGATGTTGGTGAAGCATTGCTTAGCCTAGGGTTCGCCAAGCTCTCCGTCCCGGTGCCAAAATCggtaccaaatcgaaaagatgTGCACGCTGTCGCACTATATCAATATTATCGAACGTTGGCCAAGGCTGAACGGTACGCCAAGGATCGTCGCAATGGTTTGTGGCAAAGTTCGTTGGGTCCCCGGGTTTGGCCACTATCGTTGTGGCCTGTATTGTGGGATCGTGTGACCAACCCCAACCGCGTTCCGGCGCTTGTTCGATGA
- the LOC121587679 gene encoding uncharacterized protein LOC121587679: MEQSIAQSSLMPVQNMEDGSQKSSEQSFQDHRTLIPNSTDVSGCCRLCCNEDSHLRELFAGGYKEELLVRKIFECTTVEITLASDPDALICYSCVAKIEEFHHYREQCRTNDVLHRNWKRRLGGQIATASSSSSMILPTKYIKKEKDVESFEINAGDFLPVDVQQQSDEMFGMHGPIASVADSSSAVNASSAPNEHDVCNTPEEEEEEEEEEEENLLELMPEQDEFRFLYTNDNKELAIQNDIDCDVPIKEEMPDIDDTAEDIWNNFEDDVSMDHTSALIPLMESSSYSMSVAPETDSQRPFREVYNGEALVCLVQDGFLYIQKGKGQWHCRVEDCAAAIIRRVDSEDLETNNILHTHNKEVENSATDFQILQLLKNASPNGMSDELFHYVKNVKKENSIVYKGYRYGMKHSRLDGTIFWKCNALNGTCPAGLYQSTNNEFETVETHLHKQQESSCETTQHNSNDAVDELAGNTPLKTKIKLRIGQQPNAMESRAPSPSTGGEKNDDLQTNQKDDKRVVRKGYGYKIVNNANGRPRLHFDGNLYVRESARADGVVVWRCRRNYDMCGVVAFLHPDGLVEVKGNHDHSSIKNTMSITENMTRTRNYELSPTWKGGEALVLNGYRFLKAYSRVNGMSLWRCVGSLGVVCRMKVTTDADGVAYISKNEQHLHDKPKRPNKSPSKVAENTQIKEKQADSANKNEKRMVRLGNQITNKACSPVRKTVNVTRKSNECATTSAAGKSLKVMSKSQTARNYRIIKNKKGNKALVYGGFRYCKIRTRQDGSICWVCRMNKKTCRAGVYQYPDGRFEWINERRHNHSPTDATEPSAPSSPPPKKMSTKVVKKRPFHIDDETFVSSEWYLVRNKKNGASLIHAGYRYHKKADRSDNTSMWRCSQASNGCRAGIVMYTNETIAKLEDIDHTHPPPAKTSGDEDIIFNDLDISKESTSTSKHCSNPGVRIANLNRCIEEKDDPEANMRSLLNSTLDISDEPKNEVSEKIVIPAAEAHYRYVKNRRNTQGLVFRGFRYSRSTMRERSDGTVKWICQMNRKTCRVSLKIMKDGSLEMDDQKHNHLQLPEDMDDNFTDEDDDNDDNASAWDETLEDHKNETQDKQINPKVKEEQDYYFALNRANGESLIFQQNRFSKDYSRPDGSTVWRCMVRQACIGRALLRPDNTCSMYRNTYHNHPPLDVLPPPLRYPAKKTSSQASPEQTLLADLAAEIQDASSSLIVKGDMVIYKQNRMKKTKSFPDGTAMYACAELDSCKSLVKLQLESTEGTTSSPVILFEWPHNHPSFLTAASNSSKSAAQDCPQKTPTKMSKQCTKGVTKSSKEFQLYKSDRGHITLVYKGYRFSLRSHNNITDDTSWKCRANRTCNAFVAFTKDGKVVRQGNGKTKAVSHNHPINGEYIERAVPFELADLDPPAENLGVFAAQWLNGTYSGTLSGKPINSSSSPKTTERIDRHQVIHHKNFSYKLQTIKNGRECWRCTMFQTRACRAALFCHKNGKIVECTNGRPHNHEPTKSRSDAQEDVAPHKTNSGPRAKATATETAFAVYRGSEHYSEQNSKLQPNEESAESPTPAYQVVQRDGVNILHYERHRYVALSKRDAADKPSRWRCCLWNSRHQCPVELKILPTDEIHFETDPTHNHRPPPAEPLEMERAPSVPNVKGSRKYQLMGRSERTVFYKGYKYFWKERKDGMTHYNCICNVSHGCPMSVKIDPNGLLFECSNASHNHEATAEDSRLSTSSQLYTPEAIKHESKTMRHWSAASKLARLEQCSKVGSSDYTFVRSSQGVSMLFAGHKYWFHSKLSCGLHIYRCRYQKLKDCTGSVYLDTETNLLHHRFDAMHNHEPEMDDAASKDKVNGVVGGIPDNSVQKPNSKKSSYGSNDKHGEPFAQSQLYPVVPKKERIKKEVTITDEYSFLKDSYSKNLLLYQDYVFEFLASHYRNNGSKFYSCLYSECSASVKLLSSGSLKVLSPVHHAHERPDLTDYRTVGRGSADYRLLPTAPSSNPVILFEGHRYCASASQALPDNTTIFYCSRKKSSAAKINLNERCLASLELLPNGRVITDGIHQHPVCSQPTSNDSDTPNSSESSEVNVMVLEGRSYRYYDKRQDGTVVRICADDPRCMAKLYRAPGGKWEHGKTKHVLRHVIPKVVNPKVVPVLPAASTSAAPIATSNHLSNANSSSSGNLRTKWFEGNRYNFYLTRRDGVQYWRCSKRMEENCDAGILCYPSGTIVPANTIPHTHSKIEPNSSKSSHNVVQRPTVLPDEGQRVRENTEPTSLVFIKSESSDGSGKSQYEILKKDERKKMFMMYKGVQYMLRNQRSDGIWIYRCRNRYCTYTLLMTKSGKIIPKTTCWHSCENNQPQNNNETASKSTSFASVSDLSPDKPEIEDPDDLINQNERTEERSTTKRIRLNSGNFVELELEQATKQNSEEDVDEERLRCNSRSASESSGAAIEPAMVSLSNLPEVEPDEAIIEESSSSSSRRDSPLTENIPTIEWEEEHLEQNDEYDEIAVNTNDDVEDFELDYGSDVPSKELPSSNNPCTNFTRIVVANNNTEDNDSNTGFTAQPITTTPGDAV; encoded by the exons ATGGAGCAGAGTATCGCACAAAGCAGTTTGATGCCGGTGCAGAACATGGAAGATGGTTCCCAGAAGTCATCGGAGCAATCATTCCAGGACCACCGCACGCTAATACCCAATTCTACCGACGTTAGTGGTTGCTGTAGGTTGTGCTGCAATGAAGATTCCCATCTCCGAGAACTTTTTGCAGGAGGGTACAAAGAGGAGCTGCTCGTTCGTAAAATCTTCGAGTGTACCACAGTGGAG ATCACTTTGGCCAGTGACCCGGATGCTCTGATATGCTATTCCTGTGTCGCAAAAATTGAGGAGTTCCATCACTACAGAGAACAGTGCCGCACCAACGATGTACTGCATAGAAACTGGAAACGGCGATTGGGAGGGCAAATCGCTACGgcttcatcttcatcatcgaTGATACTTCCCACAAAGTacattaaaaaggaaaaagatgTGGAATCCTTTGAAATCAATGCTGGCGACTTCCTCCCGGTGGATGTTCAGCAACAATCTGATGAGATGTTTGGTATGCATGGACCAATTGCCAGTGTTGCTGATTCGTCTAGTGCGGTGAATGCATCATCTGCTCCTAACGAG CACGATGTATGCAATActccagaagaagaagaagaagaggaagaggaggaagaagaaaatctTTTGGAGCTGATGCCAGAACAAGATGAATTCCGTTTTTTGTACACTAATGACAACAAGGAGCTCGCCATA CAAAATGATATCGATTGTGATGTGCCGATCAAAGAAGAAATGCCCGATATAGATGACACAGCCGAAGACATCTGGAACAATTTTGAGGACGATGTTAGCATGGACCATACTTCGGCATTAATACCGCTAATGGAAAGTTCTTCATATTCAATGAGTGTCGCACCCGAAACAGATTCACAGCGGCCTTTCCGCGAGGTATACAACGGGGAGGCGCTAGTTTGTCTGGTTCAAGACGGGTTTTTGTACAtacaaaaagggaaagggcaATGGCATTGCCGAGTGGAAGATTGTGCAGCTGCAATCATCAGGCGAGTAGATAGCGAAGACCtggaaacaaacaacattcTTCATACACATAACAAGGAAGTGGAAAATAGTGCAACCGATTTCCAAATATTGCAGCTGCTGAAAAACGCATCACCAAACGGAATGTCAGATGAGCTGTTCCATTATgtaaaaaacgtaaaaaaagaaaactcaaTCGTATACAAGGGCTATCGATACGGCATGAAACATAGCAGGCTAGATGGCACAATATTTTGGAAATGCAATGCTTTGAACGGCACTTGCCCGGCTGGACTGTATCAGAGTACAAACAATGAGTTCGAAACTGTTGAAACTCATTTACACAAGCAGCAGGAATCCAGCTGCGAGACAACACAACATAATTCAAACGATGCCGTTGATGAATTGGCTGGAAATACACCTCTGAAGACTAAGATTAAATTACGGATCGGTCAGCAACCAAATGCAATGGAGAGTCGAGCCCCTTCTCCTTCCACGGGCGGCGAGAAGAACGATGATTtgcaaaccaaccaaaaagaTGACAAGAGAGTTGTTCGGAAAGGCTATGGTTACAAAATTGTTAACAACGCAAATGGTCGACCTCGCCTTCATTTCGATGGGAATCTATACGTGCGCGAATCGGCTCGAGCGGACGGAGTGGTGGTATGGCGTTGTCGTCGAAATTATGATATGTGCGGTGTTGTTGCATTCCTACATCCAGATGGACTAGTGGAGGTGAAGGGAAACCATGATCATTCTTCCATCAAAAACACGATGAGTATTACAGAAAACATGACCAGAACCAGGAACTATGAACTGTCGCCCACGTGGAAAGGTGGCGAGGCTCTCGTGCTAAATGGATATCGGTTTCTGAAAGCCTATTCAAGAGTAAATGGGATGAGCTTGTGGCGTTGCGTTGGTTCGCTGGGTGTCGTTTGCCGCATGAAGGTCACTACTGATGCGGATGGGGTAGCCTATATCTCCAAAAATGAACAACATTTGCATGATAAACCCAAACGGCCTAATAAATCCCCGAGCAAGGTTGCTGAAAACACCCAAATCAAGGAGAAACAGGCAGATAGCGCAAATAAAAATGAGAAAAGAATGGTCCGTTTAGGGAATCAAATTACCAACAAGGCATGCTCACCAGTGCGGAAAACGGTGAACGTAACACGAAAATCCAATGAGTGCGCTACTACTTCTGCCGCAGGAAAATCACTAAAAGTTATGTCTAAATCTCAAACGGCGCGAAACTATCGAATTATAAAGAACAAGAAAGGTAACAAGGCTCTAGTGTACGGCGGATTCCGGTATTGCAAAATTCGAACTCGTCAAGATGGAAGCATCTGTTGGGTGTGTcggatgaacaaaaaaacgtgTCGCGCTGGAGTGTACCAATATCCCGATGGCCGATTTGAATGGATTAATGAAAGGCGTCATAATCACAGCCCCACCGATGCAACAGAACCGTCAGCACCATCTTCACCACCGCCTAAAAAGATGTCGACAAAGGTGGTTAAAAAACGCCCGTTTCATATAGACGACGAAACGTTTGTAAGCAGCGAGTGGTATCTAgtgaggaacaaaaaaaatggtgcaTCGCTCATTCACGCTGGTTACCGTTATCACAAAAAAGCAGACCGTTCGGACAATACATCAATGTGGCGCTGCTCCCAAGCCAGCAATGGTTGCCGTGCTGGGATTGTGATGTACACCAACGAGACGATAGCAAAGCTCGAAGATATTGATCATACCCATCCGCCTCCTGCTAAGaccagtggcgacgaggacaTTATTTTCAATGATCTTGATATAAGCAAAGAGTCTACTAGCACGAGCAAACATTGTAGCAACCCCGGGGTTAGGATAGCTAACTTGAATAGATGTATTGAGGAAAAAGATGATCCTGAAGCAAATATGCGCTCGTTGCTAAACAGTACGCTGGATATATCCGACGAGCCAAAGAATGAAGTGTCTGAAAAAATTGTGATCCCAGCTGCGGAAGCCCATTATCGTTATGTGAAAAACCGACGCAATACACAAGGCTTGGTTTTTCGAGGTTTTCGATATTCGCGCTCAACTATGCGAGAACGTAGCGATGGTACCGTGAAGTGGATTTGCCAGATGAACAGAAAAACCTGTCGCGTCAGCTTAAAAATTATGAAAGATGGAAGTTTGGAAATGGACGATCAGAAGCACAACCATTTGCAGCTGCCGGAGGATATGGACGATAACTTTACTGACGAAGATGATGACAACGACGACAATGCTTCAGCATGGGACGAAACTTTGGAAGATCATAAGAATGAGACGCAAGACAAGCAAATCAACCCTAAGGTTAAAGAAGAACAAGATTACTATTTTGCTTTGAATCGCGCGAATGGGGAGAGTTTGATATTCCAGCAAAACCGTTTCAGCAAAGATTACTCGCGCCCGGACGGATCGACCGTTTGGCGCTGTATGGTGCGTCAAGCATGTATAGGTAGAGCATTGCTACGTCCAGACAATACGTGCTCTATGTATCGCAATACATATCACAATCATCCTCCACTGGATGTGCTTCCACCGCCATTGCGATATCCAGCCAAGAAAACTAGTTCACAGGCATCACCTGAACAAACCTTGCTAGCAGACCTGGCAGCCGAAATACAAGACGCGTCCTCAAGTCTGATTGTGAAAGGAGATATGGTTATTTATAAGCAAAACCGTATGAAAAAGACAAAATCGTTCCCTGATGGAACCGCCATGTATGCTTGTGCGGAACTAGACAGCTGTAAATCGTTAGTAAAACTACAACTGGAATCTACTGAAGGTACAACATCCTCCCCGGTAATACTATTCGAGTGGCCCCATAACCATCCAAGCTTCTTAACAGCCGCTAGCAACAGTAGCAAGAGTGCCGCGCAAGACTGTCCACAGAAGACTCCTAccaaaatgtcaaaacaatgCACCAAAGGTGTTACAAAAAGTAGTAAAGAGTTCCAACTGTATAAAAGTGATCGGGGCCATATAACGCTAGTGTACAAAGGATATCGATTTTCACTGCGCAGTCATAACAACATAACCGACGACACTTCGTGGAAATGTCGCGCAAACAGAACCTGTAATGCTTTCGTAGCCTTTACCAAAGATGGCAAAGTTGTTCGGCAGGGAAACGGTAAGACGAAAGCTGTGTCACACAATCATCCCATTAACGGTGAATATATTGAGCGGGCAGTGCCGTTTGAATTGGCAGATCTCGACCCACCTGCAGAGAACTTGGGTGTGTTTGCTGCTCAATGGTTGAATGGAACGTACAGCGGAACACTTAGTGGCAAACCAATTAACTCCTCCTCCTCACCTAAAACGACTGAACGCATTGATCGACACCAAGTGATACACCATAAGAACTTCTCTTACAAACTGCAGACGATTAAGAACGGTCGAGAATGCTGGCGTTGTACAATGTTCCAAACAAGAGCTTGTCGGGCTGCTCTGTTTTGtcacaaaaatggcaaaattgTAGAATGTACGAATGGGCGTCCGCATAACCACGAACCAACCAAATCGCGATCTGATGCACAGGAAGATGTTGCCCCACACAAGACAAATAGTGGTCCTAGAGCGAAGGCCACAGCAACAGAGACAGCATTCGCTGTGTATCGTGGTTCCGAACACTACTCcgaacaaaacagcaaacttCAGCCCAATGAAGAGAGTGCTGAAAGTCCAACACCTGCATACCAAGTAGTGCAAAGGGATGGTGTTAATATTCTGCACTATGAAAGACATCGGTACGTTGCTTTGAGTAAACGGGATGCTGCCGATAAACCAAGTCGGTGGCGTTGTTGTTTGTGGAACAGCCGTCATCAGTGCCCGGTAGAGCTGAAAATCCTTCCAACAGACGAAATACACTTCGAAACGGACCCAACGCACAACCATCGACCACCTCCGGCTGAGCCTTTAGAAATGGAGCGTGCTCCTTCCGTGCCCAATGTGAAAGGTTCCAGAAAATACCAGCTAATGGGACGATCTGAGAGGACCGTTTTTTACAAAGGATATAAATATTTCTGGAAAGAACGAAAGGACGGTATGACGCACTATAACTGTATATGCAACGTTTCCCATGGATGTCCGATGAGTGTGAAAATAGATCCAAATGGATTGCTGTTTGAATGTTCCAACGCTTCCCACAACCACGAGGCGACAGCAGAAGACAGTCGATTGAGCACATCGTCGCAATTGTACACCCCAGAGGCCATAAAGCACGAATCAAAGACTATGAGGCATTGGTCCGCTGCGTCAAAGCTGGCCAGATTGgaacaatgttcaaaagtTGGCTCCAGCGACTATACCTTTGTGCGATCCTCCCAGGGAGTTTCTATGCTGTTTGCAGGTCATAAATATTGGTTTCACAGCAAGCTGTCATGTGGACTGCATATATACCGGTGTCGTTACCAGAAACTGAAAGATTGTACCGGTTCTGTGTATCTAGATACCGAAACCAATCTACTGCACCATCGTTTCGATGCCATGCATAATCATGAACCAGAAATGGACGATGCAGCGAGTAAAGATAAAGTCAACGGTGTGGTAGGCGGCATACCTGATAATTCAGTTCAAAAACCAAATTCGAAAAAGTCCAGCTATGGATCCAACGATAAGCATGGTGAACCTTTCGCGCAGAGTCAGCTGTACCCCGTGGTGCctaaaaaagaaaggataaaGAAAGAAGTAACCATAACGGACGAATATTCCTTCCTAAAAGACTCGTACAGCAAGAATCTGCTTTTATACCAAGACTATGTGTTCGAATTTCTTGCTTCGCACTATCGCAACAATGGCAGCAAATTTTACAGCTGCCTATATTCGGAGTGTTCAGCATCTGTAAAGCTTCTTTCATCCGGCAGCTTAAAGGTATTGTCCCCGGTTCACCACGCTCATGAACGACCCGATTTAACTGATTACCGTACGGTTGGTCGTGGTTCGGCCGACTATCGTTTGCTACCGACAGCTCCCAGCTCAAACCCTGTGATACTATTTGAAGGCCATCGGTATTGTGCTTCTGCGAGCCAGGCCCTACCAGACAATACGACAATATTTTACTGCTCTAGAAAAAAGTCTAGCGCCGCGAAGATCAATCTCAATGAACGGTGTCTCGCTTCGCTGGAGCTGTTACCTAACGGACGTGTCATTACAGATGGTATTCACCAGCACCCTGTGTGTAGTCAGCCCACTTCTAATGATTCCGACACCCCAAATTCATCCGAATCGTCCGAAGTAAATGTGATGGTTTTGGAAGGACGATCCTATCGATATTACGATAAACGACAGGACGGAACAGTTGTAAGGATATGTGCAGATGACCCTAGGTGTATGGCCAAACTCTATCGCGCTCCCGGTGGTAAATGGGAGCACGGTAAGACGAAACATGTATTAAGACATGTAATACCAAAAGTGGTGAATCCAAAGGTGGTTCCAGTTTTACCAGCTGCATCAACTAGTGCTGCACCAATAGCCACTTCCAATCATTTGTCCAATGCCaactccagcagcagcggtaaCTTGCGAACAAAGTGGTTCGAAGGGAATCGGTACAACTTTTATCTGACCCGTCGCGACGGCGTACAGTACTGGCGTTGCAGCAAACGCATGGAGGAAAATTGCGATGCCGGCATCTTGTGCTACCCATCAGGTACAATAGTGCCAGCTAACACCATACCTCATACGCACTCGAAAATAGAGCCGAATTCAAGCAAATCATCGCACAATGTGGTACAACGACCAACAGTGTTACCTGACGAAGGACAGAGGGTTCGGGAAAATACGGAACCTACATCTTTGGTTTTTATCAAATCGGAATCGAGTGATGGAAGTGGGAAATCGCAGtatgaaatattgaaaaaggaCGAGCGGAAAAAAATGTTCATGATGTACAAAGGAGTTCAATACATGCTACGAAACCAGCGCTCGGACGGTATATGGATTTACAGGTGTCGCAACAGATATTGTACTTACACCTTGCTCATGACCAAGAGTGGAAAAATAATTCCCAAAACTACCTGTTGGCATAGTTGTGAGAAtaatcagccacaaaacaATAATGAGACCGCATCGAAATCTACTTCCTTCGCAAGTGTAAGCGATTTGAGTCCCGATAAACCTGAAATAGAAGATCCCGATGATTTGATTAATCAAAATGAAAGAACCGAAGAACGATCGACTACGAAGCGCATTCGATTGAACAGCGGCAACTTCGTGGAGCTAGAGCTAGAACAAGCTACGAAGCAAAACAGCGAGGAAGATGTCGATGAAGAGCGGTTACGATGTAATAGTAGAAGTGCATCGGAATCTTCTGGAGCAGCCATAGAACCAGCCATGGTCAGTTTATCTAATCTGCCAGAAGTAGAACCAGACGAGGCAATAATCGAAGaaagtagtagcagtagtagcagaaGAGACAGTCCCCTAACAGAGAACATCCCGACAATCGAGTGGGAAGAGGAGCATCTGGAACAGAATGATGAGTATGATGAAATCGCAGTTAATACTAACGACGATGTGGAAGATTTTGAACTGGATTACGGATCTGATGTACCTTCAAAAGAATTACCTTCCTCCAATAATCCGTGTACGAATTTTACGCGAATTGTTGTTGCAAATAATAATACCGAGGATAATGACTCAAACACAG gaTTTACAGCTCAACCGATTACAACCACGCCTGGCGATGCTGTTTAg
- the LOC121587683 gene encoding UPF0415 protein C7orf25 homolog, producing the protein MQNYEHTIEELTQLAQDKIDLGEKLLKSLSQRNTIEGVKKIQKKISQELKFLNRVKANRTVTINHILCSNLTHFGCLVDCLLESANVKHVDYPLPVEDRACPLRVDIVCDGGATWIKVIARNPKSLSDAVYGRTSYGSKSILEQAEEYVQAACHFPYMFRPPTVVFRFLSKLEGELVEELQRIGVRVVILAEEACDNTRQEGGIQTACSSASSISECNPKDEINLLNVDVTTLIAYCSAMTNGSASWEFKQPLLSEQARWERDKPVKPVLERLFEGKRLICCQTAYDSFNDILSILGGEQEKARAKELFNRVHVLPDVALEQAPKELQALKLGGKIRPRSLQVFAFGLSHRAVTVTSNEGFTRAAKMQGLEVPVFLHDARALTEDKEKTAKPLPE; encoded by the coding sequence ATGCAAAACTATGAACACACGATCGAGGAATTGACGCAACTGGCGCAGGATAAGATCGACCTCGGGGAAAAGCTGCTCAAAAGTCTTTCTCAACGCAACACCATCGAAGGAGTGAAGAAAATTCAGAAGAAAATCAGCCAAGAGCTTAAATTTCTCAACCGAGTGAAAGCGAATCGAACAGTCACTATCAATCACATTCTTTGCAGCAACCTGACCCATTTCGGCTGTCTTGTGGATTGCTTGTTAGAGAGTGCGAACGTAAAACATGTCGACTATCCCCTTCCGGTCGAGGATCGTGCATGTCCACTGCGGGTGGATATCGTTTGCGACGGTGGCGCTACATGGATCAAGGTGATTGCCCGCAATCCCAAATCGCTCAGCGATGCAGTTTACGGTCGCACAAGCTACGGCTCGAAATCAATACTGGAGCAGGCGGAAGAGTACGTTCAGGCGGCCTGCCACTTTCCTTACATGTTCCGGCCGCCGACGGTTGTGTTTCGCTTTCTCAGCAAGCTTGAAGGCGAGCTGGTCGAAGAACTACAGCGAATCGGAGTGCGCGTGGTGATCCTTGCGGAAGAAGCATGCGATAACACTCGTCAAGAGGGAGGAATCCAAACGGCTTGCTCGTCCGCTTCCTCTATCTCGGAATGCAATCCAAAGGACGAAATAAACCTGTTAAATGTAGACGTTACCACACTAATAGCATACTGCAGCGCAATGACCAATGGATCAGCTAGTTGGGAGTTCAAGCAACCACTGCTATCGGAACAGGCTCGCTGGGAACGGGATAAACCAGTGAAACCGGTGCTCGAGCGATTGTTTGAGGGCAAGCGGCTGATCTGCTGTCAAACGGCGTACGATTCGTTCAACGACATCCTATCGATATTGGGCGGTGAGCAGGAAAAGGCACGTGCCAAGGAGCTGTTTAATCGCGTACATGTCCTGCCTGATGTGGCACTGGAGCAAGCGCCGAAGGAGCTGCAAGCATTGAAGCTGGGCGGTAAGATACGTCCGCGTAGTTTGCAAGTATTCGCCTTTGGACTGTCTCATCGTGCCGTGACGGTTACGTCAAACGAAGGATTTACGCGTGCAGCAAAAATGCAGGGTCTCGAGGTCCCCGTCTTTTTGCATGATGCTAGGGCCCTTACGGAGGATAAGGAAAAAACTGCTAAACCACTGCCAGAGTGA